In Gossypium hirsutum isolate 1008001.06 chromosome D06, Gossypium_hirsutum_v2.1, whole genome shotgun sequence, one genomic interval encodes:
- the LOC107901089 gene encoding glycerophosphocholine acyltransferase 1, with translation MTSSDEPGEDIIVNGDTPGTGKPRFRKVAKTKEMLSKQAVQTKKILSKHAVKIAKQAEEHERFINKVTHLLGVLGFGGFCFLLGARPQDIPYVYCLFYVIFVPLRWIYYRFKKWHYYLLDFCYYANTIFLFDLLLYPNNEKLFLVCFSFAEGPLAWALIVWRCSLVFSSVDKIISVLIHLLPGIVFFTIRWWNPVTFEDMQPEGTSHRISWPYVEDKAYLWTWLFGVPLAAYTLWQVLYFLIVNVLRRQRLLRDPEVMTSYRELSKKAKKANNLWWRLGGLLGDQNRFLMYILCQAIFTVATMALTVPIFLSYKFHVIFQILKVSASVWNGGSFLLEVMPRQVIVKEKKKSDIQMQPVQSQQDQPSDLVGNSSEIHQP, from the exons ATGACGAGCAGTGATGAACCCGGGGAGGACATCATTGTGAATGGGGATACGCCCGGGACTGGGAAACCGCGATTCAGA AAAGTAGCAAAAACGAAGGAGATGTTGTCTAAACAAGCGGTTCAAACGAAGAAGATTTTGTCGAAACATGCTGTTAAGATTGCTAAACAAGCTGAAGAACACGAACGATTTATCAACAAG GTGACTCATCTTTTGGGGGTTCTTGGATTTGGAGGGTTTTGCTTTCTCTTGGGAGCAA GGCCACAAGATATTCCTTATGTGTACTGTTTGTTCTATGTCATCTTCGTTCCCCTTCGGTGGATATACTACCGCTTTAAGAAATGGCATTACTATCTTCTG GATTTCTGCTATTATGCCAACACAATCTTCTTGTTTGACCTTCTTCTTTATCCAAATAATGAAAAGCTTTTCTTGGTTTGCTTCTCATTTGCCGAG GGGCCACTAGCATGGGCACTCATTGTTTGGCGTTGTAGCTTGGTTTTTAGTTCTGTTGACAAAATTATTAGCGTCCTTATACATCTTTTACCTG GAATAGTTTTTTTCACAATCCGATGGTGGAATCCAGTGACCTTCGAAGACATGCAGCCTGAAGGAACATCTCATAGAATTTCGTGGCCTTACGTAGAAGACAAAGCTTACCTTTGGACTTGGCTGTTTGGGGTTCCATTAGCTGCTTATACCCTCTGGCAAGTTCTTTACTTCCTCATTGTCAACGTGCTACGTCGGCAGAGGTTGTTAAGAGATCCTGAAGTCATGACATCTTACAG GGAACTTTCGAAGAAGGCCAAGAAAGCAAATAACTTATGGTGGCGTTTAGGTGGGTTGCTTGGGGATCAAAACCGGTTCCTGATGTACATTCTATGTCAAGCCATTTTTACAGTGGCAACCATGGCACTCACTGTCCCCATCTTCCTATCATACAAATTCCAcgtgattttccaaatactgaaggTTTCTGCGTCAGTCTGGAATGGAGGAAGCTTCCTGTTAGAAGTGATGCCTAGACAGGTAATTgtgaaggagaaaaagaaatcaGATATTCAGATGCAACCAGTACAAAGTCAACAAGATCAACCCTCAGATTTAGTGGGCAATTCGTCTGAGATACACCAGCCCTAA
- the LOC107901088 gene encoding protein PLASTID MOVEMENT IMPAIRED 1-RELATED 1 isoform X2: MMLSKVKTRKNGGKPVMKTHSLEPKRNLKNSNEDPSRKDKKSIWNWKPLKAFSNDKSRRFTCCFLLQVHSIDGLPVSFKELSLCVHWKRQDEDLVTQPVKVFDGTAKFEEKLTHTCSVYGTKSGSHNSAKYNAKHFLLYASVFGAPDLDLGKHRVDLTRLLPLTLEELEEEKSSGKWTTSFKLSGKARGAIMNVSFDYLVLSDMKQNRKAGTEFGHDDQQATMKHVESLPCLVNTTSLSCFLREIKDLHEIFPISKSDTDVVDQKFDEYKSDDASIASKPKPNMLIEHFEPTRPPSSVASKLNEYIEKETEDNDFSVVEKGKELSSQGQIRLEEVSMADADSKVESYQVVEINPGKGANSEESYELHPLNEVTCVNQEDALLVQDSDSKEDDQFSKESLMRELELALDGITNLEAALDSPDTEDLEDYMEHIANYETNRKSESISLDGVTESVASEFLSMLGIDHSPFSLTSESEPESPRERLLRQFEKETLAGGCSLFDFEMADGEELECGFDISTSGSLTEGLDMSSVVQDAVQDYQMETNGRIKVRAKVLEDLETEALMHEWGLNEKAFQHSPPASSFGLGSPVKLPPGEPLELPPLGDDLGPLLQTKNGGFLRSMNPSLFRNSKSGGNLIMQVSSPVVVPAEMGSDIMDILKQLASIGIEKLSMQANKLMPLEDITGKTMQQVAWEAASTLEVSERQYRLQHDFEVGQNMSSRQKRIKRSPGRSSNKLSSSSVNKMDLDYVSLEDLAPLAMDKIEALMMEGLRIQSGMSDEDAPSNICAQSIGEILALKGKGFDITGCLGLEGTAGLQLLDIKDSGEDVDGLMGLSLTLDEWIRLDCGDIGDEDQPSQQTSKILAAHRATSLGLISRGSKAEKGRGKKCGLFGNNFTVAFMVQLRNPIRNYEPVGAPMLALIQVERLFFPPKPNIKIYCTVSSALKNNNQEDDDSESALKEAKMEDMKEEKASQKEVIPQFRITEVHVAGVKTEPGRTKLWGSTTQQKSGSRWLLANGMGKSNKHPFLKSNAASKSSTPSTTKVHSGDTLWSISSGIHGTGAKWKDLAAPNRHIRNPDVIIHNETIRLR; the protein is encoded by the exons ATGATGTTGTCCAAAGTTAAAACTAGGAAGAATGGTGGAAAACCAG TCATGAAAACCCACTCTTTGGAACCAAAAcgaaaccttaagaatagtaaTGAGGACCCATCACGTAAAGACAAGAAATCCATTTGGAATTGGAAGCCGTTGAAAGCATTTTCGAATGATAAAAGCCGTAGGTTTACTTGTTGTTTCTTGCTTCAAGTACACTCCATTGATGGTTTGCCGGTCAGTTTTAAAGAACTTAGTCTATGTGTGCATTGGAAGAGGCAGGATGAGGATCTAGTGACTCAACCCGTTAAAGTTTTTGATGGAACTGCTAAATTTGAAGAGAAGTTGACACACACTTGCTCGGTGTATGGTACTAAAAGCGGATCTCACAATTCAGCCAAGTATAACGCAAAGCATTTCCTGCTTTATGCTTCTGTGTTTGGGGCACCAGACCTTGATTTGGGGAAGCATCGAGTTGACCTTACACGGTTGCTTCCACTCACATTGGAGGAATTGGAGGAAGAGAAGAGCTCAGGGAAATGGACGACAAGTTTTAAGTTATCAGGGAAGGCCAGGGGTGCTATAATGAATGTTAGTTTCGATTATTTGGTTTTATCAGATATGAAGCAGAATAGAAAAGCAGGTACCGAATTTGGTCATGATGATCAGCAGGCCACAATGAAGCATGTTGAGAGTCTTCCCTGTTTGGTTAACACCACATCCTTATCTTGCTTTCTGAGGGAGATAAAAGATCTTCATGAAATTTTTCCCATTTCAAAGTCAGACACCGATGTGGTAGATCAGAAATTTGATGAATACAAGTCAGATGATGCTTCAATTGCTTCTAAGCCTAAACCTAACATGTTGATTGAACATTTTGAGCCCACTAGACCTCCATCTTCTGTTGCATCTAAATTAAATGAATATATTGAGAAAGAAACTGAAGATAATGATTTTTCTGTTGTGGAAAAAGGGAAAGAGTTATCTTCACAGGGACAGATTAGGTTGGAGGAAGTTTCCATGGCGGATGCCGACTCCAAAGTAGAAAGTTATCAAGTTGTTGAAATTAATCCTGGCAAGGGTGCAAATTCTGAAGAATCCTATGAGCTTCATCCCTTAAATGAGGTGACTTGTGTTAATCAAGAAGATGCGCTTTTGGTGCAAGATAGCGATTCCAAAGAGGATGACCAGTTCTCAAAAGAATCACTGATGAGAGAGTTGGAGTTAGCTTTAGATGGAATTACAAATTTGGAGGCAGCCTTAGATTCTCCTGATACTGAAGACTTGGAAGACTACATGGAGCATATAGCTAATTATGAAACAAATAGGAAGTCGGAGTCAATTAGCTTGGATGGAGTTACTGAATCTGTGGCAAGTGAGTTCTTGAGTATGCTTGGAATTGATCACAGTCCATTCAGCTTGACTTCTGAGAGTGAGCCTGAATCACCAAGGGAGCGTTTACTAAGGCAATTTGAGAAAGAGACCCTAGCCGGTGGTTGTTCTTTATTTGATTTTGAAATGGCTGATGGGGAGGAACTAGAATGTGGCTTTGACATCTCAACTTCGGGGAGCTTGACTGAGGGTTTGGATATGTCATCTGTTGTTCAAGATGCTGTGCAAGACTATCAGATGGAAACTAATGGGAGGATCAAAGTGAGGGCTAAAGTTTTGGAAGACTTGGAGACAGAGGCTTTAATGCATGAATGGGGATTGAATGAGAAGGCTTTTCAGCATTCTCCACCTGCCTCTTCTTTTGGGCTTGGAAGTCCAGTTAAATTGCCTCCTGGAGAGCCACTTGAATTGCCCCCTCTTGGAGATGATCTAGGTCCATTACTTCAGACAAAGAATGGAGGGTTTTTACGATCTATGAATCCCTCACTTTTCAGAAATTCTAAAAGTGGTGGGAACCTGATCATGCAAGTGTCTAGTCCAGTTGTGGTACCTGCAGAAATGGGTTCTGATATAATGGACATACTTAAGCAACTGGCCTCAATTGGGATCGAAAAGCTCTCCATGCAGGCAAATAAGTTGATGCCTTTGGAGGATATAACTGGTAAGACAATGCAGCAAGTTGCATGGGAAGCTGCCTCCACTCTCGAGGTATCAGAGAG GCAGTATCGGTTGCAGCATGATTTTGAGGTTGGGCAAAATATGTCTAGCAGGCAAAAGAGAATTAAAAGATCACCTGGACGCAGTTCTAACAAGCTTAGTTCATCCTCTGTCAATAAGATGGATTTGGATTATGTATCCCTTGAAGATCTTGCTCCACTGGCAATGGATAAGATTGAAGCACTCATGATGGAAGGGTTGAGAATTCAATCGGGCATGTCAGATGAGGATGCACCTTCAAACATCTGTGCACAGTCTATTGGAGAAATTTTGGCTCTTAAGGGTAAGGGGTTTGATATTACTGGATGCCTTGGTCTGGAGGGTACTGCTGGGTTGCAGTTGTTGGACATAAAAGACAGTGGTGAGGATGTTGACGGATTGATGGGTCTGTCACTGACACTTGATGAATGGATAAGACTTGATTGTGGGGATATTGGTGATGAAGATCAACCAAGTCAGCAAACTTCTAAAATCCTTGCTGCTCATCGTGCTACATCGTTAGGCTTGATAAGCCGAGGGTCAAAGGCAGAGAAAGGACGGGGTAAAAAGTGTGGTTTGTTTGGGAATAACTTCACAGTTGCATTTATGGTGCAACTCCGCAATCCTATAAGAAACTATGAGCCAGTTGGTGCACCAATGCTTGCTCTGATTCAAGTGGAGAGACTATTTTTCCCACCAAAGCCAAATATTAAGATATACTGTACTGTATCGTCTGCTTTGAAGAATAACAATCAAGAGGATGATGATTCTGAGTCTGCTTTGAAGGAGGCAAAAATGGAGGATATGAAGGAAGAAAAAGCTTCCCAAAAGGAAGTGATTCCTCAATTCAGAATCACTGAAGTCCATGTTGCAGGTGTGAAGACTGAGCCTGGCAGGACAAAACTTTGGGGTAGCACAACCCAACAAAAGTCTGGTTCTCGTTGGTTGCTTGCCAATGGAATGGGAAAGAGCAATAAACATCCGTTTCTGAAGTCCAATGCTGCTTCTAAATCTTCAACCCCTTCAACAACAAAGGTTCATTCAGGTGACACTTTGTGGAGCATCTCGTCCGGTATTCATGGTACAGGAGCCAAATGGAAAGACTTGGCAGCTCCCAATCGACATATTCGAAATCCTGATGTTATAATCCACAATGAAACTATCAGATTGCGATGA
- the LOC107901088 gene encoding protein PLASTID MOVEMENT IMPAIRED 1-RELATED 1 isoform X1 has protein sequence MMLSKVKTRKNGGKPGKLLNEIEVTSKALYLDKNPPMTSFCASNPRFKSVMKTHSLEPKRNLKNSNEDPSRKDKKSIWNWKPLKAFSNDKSRRFTCCFLLQVHSIDGLPVSFKELSLCVHWKRQDEDLVTQPVKVFDGTAKFEEKLTHTCSVYGTKSGSHNSAKYNAKHFLLYASVFGAPDLDLGKHRVDLTRLLPLTLEELEEEKSSGKWTTSFKLSGKARGAIMNVSFDYLVLSDMKQNRKAGTEFGHDDQQATMKHVESLPCLVNTTSLSCFLREIKDLHEIFPISKSDTDVVDQKFDEYKSDDASIASKPKPNMLIEHFEPTRPPSSVASKLNEYIEKETEDNDFSVVEKGKELSSQGQIRLEEVSMADADSKVESYQVVEINPGKGANSEESYELHPLNEVTCVNQEDALLVQDSDSKEDDQFSKESLMRELELALDGITNLEAALDSPDTEDLEDYMEHIANYETNRKSESISLDGVTESVASEFLSMLGIDHSPFSLTSESEPESPRERLLRQFEKETLAGGCSLFDFEMADGEELECGFDISTSGSLTEGLDMSSVVQDAVQDYQMETNGRIKVRAKVLEDLETEALMHEWGLNEKAFQHSPPASSFGLGSPVKLPPGEPLELPPLGDDLGPLLQTKNGGFLRSMNPSLFRNSKSGGNLIMQVSSPVVVPAEMGSDIMDILKQLASIGIEKLSMQANKLMPLEDITGKTMQQVAWEAASTLEVSERQYRLQHDFEVGQNMSSRQKRIKRSPGRSSNKLSSSSVNKMDLDYVSLEDLAPLAMDKIEALMMEGLRIQSGMSDEDAPSNICAQSIGEILALKGKGFDITGCLGLEGTAGLQLLDIKDSGEDVDGLMGLSLTLDEWIRLDCGDIGDEDQPSQQTSKILAAHRATSLGLISRGSKAEKGRGKKCGLFGNNFTVAFMVQLRNPIRNYEPVGAPMLALIQVERLFFPPKPNIKIYCTVSSALKNNNQEDDDSESALKEAKMEDMKEEKASQKEVIPQFRITEVHVAGVKTEPGRTKLWGSTTQQKSGSRWLLANGMGKSNKHPFLKSNAASKSSTPSTTKVHSGDTLWSISSGIHGTGAKWKDLAAPNRHIRNPDVIIHNETIRLR, from the exons ATGATGTTGTCCAAAGTTAAAACTAGGAAGAATGGTGGAAAACCAGGTAAGTTGTTGAATGAAATTGAAGTTACTAGCAAAGCGTTGTATTTGGACAAGAACCCTCCAATGACTTCATTTTGTGCTTCTAATCCTCGTTTCAAATCAGTCATGAAAACCCACTCTTTGGAACCAAAAcgaaaccttaagaatagtaaTGAGGACCCATCACGTAAAGACAAGAAATCCATTTGGAATTGGAAGCCGTTGAAAGCATTTTCGAATGATAAAAGCCGTAGGTTTACTTGTTGTTTCTTGCTTCAAGTACACTCCATTGATGGTTTGCCGGTCAGTTTTAAAGAACTTAGTCTATGTGTGCATTGGAAGAGGCAGGATGAGGATCTAGTGACTCAACCCGTTAAAGTTTTTGATGGAACTGCTAAATTTGAAGAGAAGTTGACACACACTTGCTCGGTGTATGGTACTAAAAGCGGATCTCACAATTCAGCCAAGTATAACGCAAAGCATTTCCTGCTTTATGCTTCTGTGTTTGGGGCACCAGACCTTGATTTGGGGAAGCATCGAGTTGACCTTACACGGTTGCTTCCACTCACATTGGAGGAATTGGAGGAAGAGAAGAGCTCAGGGAAATGGACGACAAGTTTTAAGTTATCAGGGAAGGCCAGGGGTGCTATAATGAATGTTAGTTTCGATTATTTGGTTTTATCAGATATGAAGCAGAATAGAAAAGCAGGTACCGAATTTGGTCATGATGATCAGCAGGCCACAATGAAGCATGTTGAGAGTCTTCCCTGTTTGGTTAACACCACATCCTTATCTTGCTTTCTGAGGGAGATAAAAGATCTTCATGAAATTTTTCCCATTTCAAAGTCAGACACCGATGTGGTAGATCAGAAATTTGATGAATACAAGTCAGATGATGCTTCAATTGCTTCTAAGCCTAAACCTAACATGTTGATTGAACATTTTGAGCCCACTAGACCTCCATCTTCTGTTGCATCTAAATTAAATGAATATATTGAGAAAGAAACTGAAGATAATGATTTTTCTGTTGTGGAAAAAGGGAAAGAGTTATCTTCACAGGGACAGATTAGGTTGGAGGAAGTTTCCATGGCGGATGCCGACTCCAAAGTAGAAAGTTATCAAGTTGTTGAAATTAATCCTGGCAAGGGTGCAAATTCTGAAGAATCCTATGAGCTTCATCCCTTAAATGAGGTGACTTGTGTTAATCAAGAAGATGCGCTTTTGGTGCAAGATAGCGATTCCAAAGAGGATGACCAGTTCTCAAAAGAATCACTGATGAGAGAGTTGGAGTTAGCTTTAGATGGAATTACAAATTTGGAGGCAGCCTTAGATTCTCCTGATACTGAAGACTTGGAAGACTACATGGAGCATATAGCTAATTATGAAACAAATAGGAAGTCGGAGTCAATTAGCTTGGATGGAGTTACTGAATCTGTGGCAAGTGAGTTCTTGAGTATGCTTGGAATTGATCACAGTCCATTCAGCTTGACTTCTGAGAGTGAGCCTGAATCACCAAGGGAGCGTTTACTAAGGCAATTTGAGAAAGAGACCCTAGCCGGTGGTTGTTCTTTATTTGATTTTGAAATGGCTGATGGGGAGGAACTAGAATGTGGCTTTGACATCTCAACTTCGGGGAGCTTGACTGAGGGTTTGGATATGTCATCTGTTGTTCAAGATGCTGTGCAAGACTATCAGATGGAAACTAATGGGAGGATCAAAGTGAGGGCTAAAGTTTTGGAAGACTTGGAGACAGAGGCTTTAATGCATGAATGGGGATTGAATGAGAAGGCTTTTCAGCATTCTCCACCTGCCTCTTCTTTTGGGCTTGGAAGTCCAGTTAAATTGCCTCCTGGAGAGCCACTTGAATTGCCCCCTCTTGGAGATGATCTAGGTCCATTACTTCAGACAAAGAATGGAGGGTTTTTACGATCTATGAATCCCTCACTTTTCAGAAATTCTAAAAGTGGTGGGAACCTGATCATGCAAGTGTCTAGTCCAGTTGTGGTACCTGCAGAAATGGGTTCTGATATAATGGACATACTTAAGCAACTGGCCTCAATTGGGATCGAAAAGCTCTCCATGCAGGCAAATAAGTTGATGCCTTTGGAGGATATAACTGGTAAGACAATGCAGCAAGTTGCATGGGAAGCTGCCTCCACTCTCGAGGTATCAGAGAG GCAGTATCGGTTGCAGCATGATTTTGAGGTTGGGCAAAATATGTCTAGCAGGCAAAAGAGAATTAAAAGATCACCTGGACGCAGTTCTAACAAGCTTAGTTCATCCTCTGTCAATAAGATGGATTTGGATTATGTATCCCTTGAAGATCTTGCTCCACTGGCAATGGATAAGATTGAAGCACTCATGATGGAAGGGTTGAGAATTCAATCGGGCATGTCAGATGAGGATGCACCTTCAAACATCTGTGCACAGTCTATTGGAGAAATTTTGGCTCTTAAGGGTAAGGGGTTTGATATTACTGGATGCCTTGGTCTGGAGGGTACTGCTGGGTTGCAGTTGTTGGACATAAAAGACAGTGGTGAGGATGTTGACGGATTGATGGGTCTGTCACTGACACTTGATGAATGGATAAGACTTGATTGTGGGGATATTGGTGATGAAGATCAACCAAGTCAGCAAACTTCTAAAATCCTTGCTGCTCATCGTGCTACATCGTTAGGCTTGATAAGCCGAGGGTCAAAGGCAGAGAAAGGACGGGGTAAAAAGTGTGGTTTGTTTGGGAATAACTTCACAGTTGCATTTATGGTGCAACTCCGCAATCCTATAAGAAACTATGAGCCAGTTGGTGCACCAATGCTTGCTCTGATTCAAGTGGAGAGACTATTTTTCCCACCAAAGCCAAATATTAAGATATACTGTACTGTATCGTCTGCTTTGAAGAATAACAATCAAGAGGATGATGATTCTGAGTCTGCTTTGAAGGAGGCAAAAATGGAGGATATGAAGGAAGAAAAAGCTTCCCAAAAGGAAGTGATTCCTCAATTCAGAATCACTGAAGTCCATGTTGCAGGTGTGAAGACTGAGCCTGGCAGGACAAAACTTTGGGGTAGCACAACCCAACAAAAGTCTGGTTCTCGTTGGTTGCTTGCCAATGGAATGGGAAAGAGCAATAAACATCCGTTTCTGAAGTCCAATGCTGCTTCTAAATCTTCAACCCCTTCAACAACAAAGGTTCATTCAGGTGACACTTTGTGGAGCATCTCGTCCGGTATTCATGGTACAGGAGCCAAATGGAAAGACTTGGCAGCTCCCAATCGACATATTCGAAATCCTGATGTTATAATCCACAATGAAACTATCAGATTGCGATGA